A region of the Flavobacteriaceae bacterium MAR_2010_188 genome:
ATGCACCTATTGCTTTTCAGGAATTTATGATTATGCCGGTTAAAGCTAAAAACTTTACGCACGCAATGCAAATGGGTACAGAGATTTTCCACCACCTTAAAAAAGTATTGCATGATAGAAATTTAAGCACTGCAGTAGGAGATGAAGGTGGTTTTGCACCAAACCTTGCCGGTGGTACAGAAGATGCTTTAGACACTATCAAAATAGCAGTAGATAAAGCAGGTTACAAATTAGGAGACGATGTCATGATTGCTTTAGATTGTGCTTCTGCGGAATTCTACGAAAATGGAAAATATGATTATACAAAATTTGAAGGTGATAAGGGTGTCATAAGAAGCAGTAGAGAACAAGCCGATTACCTTGCGGAGCTTTCTGAAAAATATCCAATTATTTCAATTGAAGATGGAATGGATGAGAACGATTGGGAAGGATGGAATTATCTTACTGAAAAAATCGGGAAAAAAGTACAGTTGGTTGGAGATGACCTGTTCGTAACCAATGTTGAAAGACTTTCAAGAGGAATAGAAAATAATATCGCAAATTCCATATTAATCAAGGTTAACCAGATAGGAACTCTTACGGAGACTATTGCTGCGGTAAATATGGCACACAATGCAGGTTATACTTCGGTAATGTCCCATAGATCGGGTGAAACAGAAGATAACACCATCGCAGATTTGGCGGTAGCACTTAACACCGGACAGATTAAAACAGGTTCTGCCTCTAGAAGTGATAGAATGGCAAAATATAACCAGTTACTAAGAATTGAAGAAGAACTTGGTAATATGGCATATTATCCAAAAGAGAAGGCTTTCAAACTTGGATAATTTAGCATATGTTTCAATTATAAAAAAACCTCATATTCTATGAGGTTTTTTTATGTTTTGATTTTATCAGCAATTAATTTCATAAATTATAATATCAATATAAATAAGCGTAATAATTGAAACATAACTTTTTATTTGTCGCCGCAGAAAATGATGGGATTGCGAACTGCAAAGCGGGAGGCATGGGAGATGTGGTTAGGGATGTGCCTAGAATCATTGCAGATTTAGGTGATACTTCTTCCATTGTAACACCTGCATACGCCCGGCTACATCATGAGCAAGAAAAAATTGCGACTCTTAATTTTCAATATAGAGGTGAAAATCAAACAGCAGATCTTTATAAAGTTCAACCAAAACGGGAACTTCCTAATATTTCACACTACGTAATAGACCACCCTAATATTATTTCTGGGAATATTGCGCATATTTATTTTGATGACCCCGAGCAACCTTTCTATACGGATGCTAACACATTTTCACTGTTTTGTACCGCCGTTGCTCAAGCTTTAAAAGATAATTGTTTTGGTGATGTAGACACCGTTCATCTCCATGACTGGCATACTAGTTTGTTATTGTTTTTGAGAGAATTTCATCAGGATTTTCAAAATTTGAAATCCTTAAAGATGGTGTATTCCATTCATAATTTATCCATTCAGGGGATTAGACCATTTAGAAATAACGAGTCATCTGTTGAAGCATTTTATCCAAATATCGATGCGGATTATGAATTTTTACAAGACCCCCGCTATCCCGATTGTATAAATCTTATGGGTGTTGGGATTCAATTAGCAGATAAAATCCATACTGTTTCTCCATCTTATAAAAAAGATATTCTAAAGCCGAGCGACTTTCCAAATTTTGTTGGGGGTGAAGGATTGCAGGATTTTCTTCAAAAAGCTGATGCAGAGAATCGATTAGTTGGGATACTTAATGGTTGCAATTATAAAA
Encoded here:
- a CDS encoding enolase, with amino-acid sequence MSIIIGIHARQIFDSRGNPTVEVDVITENGVMGRAAVPSGASTGEHEAVELRDSDKAYMGKGVSQAVDNVNTVLAEELIGMSVFEQNAIDQLMIDTDGTKNKSKLGANAILGVSLAVAKAAANELNMPLYRYVGGVSANTLPVPMMNIINGGSHSDAPIAFQEFMIMPVKAKNFTHAMQMGTEIFHHLKKVLHDRNLSTAVGDEGGFAPNLAGGTEDALDTIKIAVDKAGYKLGDDVMIALDCASAEFYENGKYDYTKFEGDKGVIRSSREQADYLAELSEKYPIISIEDGMDENDWEGWNYLTEKIGKKVQLVGDDLFVTNVERLSRGIENNIANSILIKVNQIGTLTETIAAVNMAHNAGYTSVMSHRSGETEDNTIADLAVALNTGQIKTGSASRSDRMAKYNQLLRIEEELGNMAYYPKEKAFKLG
- a CDS encoding starch synthase, coding for MKHNFLFVAAENDGIANCKAGGMGDVVRDVPRIIADLGDTSSIVTPAYARLHHEQEKIATLNFQYRGENQTADLYKVQPKRELPNISHYVIDHPNIISGNIAHIYFDDPEQPFYTDANTFSLFCTAVAQALKDNCFGDVDTVHLHDWHTSLLLFLREFHQDFQNLKSLKMVYSIHNLSIQGIRPFRNNESSVEAFYPNIDADYEFLQDPRYPDCINLMGVGIQLADKIHTVSPSYKKDILKPSDFPNFVGGEGLQDFLQKADAENRLVGILNGCNYKNINVAEPDAFYMNSLEAIFEWLQLSDKKYKADFLVHTGEKIVKLIRNKPAFVCASVARLTEQKFYFYKESPYILEQILIALKEINGVYFVLGTGAPEYETFLREFSYKYDNLIFFNGQSEKVIDSIYYGSDLYLMPSLFEPCGISQMLAMRNGQPCFVHHTGGLIDTVEDMKTGFAFDGENFYEKSDNFVERFKEVLNIFQNNKKLWDSIIENAEKVRFTWKKSVKDYYRLLYEIPID